TGCCTCGTCGggcatttccaaaataaattagcAACATCTCAATTTGCTTGAGGCATCACAAGCTCGTAATGCCCCACCTGGCCTTCCTGTTTGAGCTGATCTAGGAGGTCTTCCTTCCGTCTCTTTCTACCTACCACCAGGTACCTATCGTGGCCTACCCCATGCGACTTACTCTTAAGACCGTACTTCTGGGCAATCTGATGTATTTGCTTCCGCTCATCGTTAGTCAGCTCCGTAGAGAAAGTCAAATCCGTGTGGCTCTCCGAGCGGGCATAGTTTCTGATGATCTGTTCAATATCTCTCTTGGCGATTTTGTTCACCCTCTCTACATCGAGACCCAGCCCTTCTCGCTTATGCTGCTCTTTGACGGAGATGGGCTCCCGAATGCCCTCGCCAGATTTACCTAACCCGCCACCCGTCCAGCCCATCTTTCTCAGCAGCTGATTTCCTATGTTATCTTCCTTGATTTGTTGTTTGTAAGCCTCCTCTGCCGAGCGGCCCTGGATTTCATTTCTTGAAATCACGTCTTCAATAGCTCCTTTCTTCAAGTTGTTAATGACGGTCGGCTGGGTCTTTTTGAGGGTCTTTACAGCTTCTCCAGCAGCTTCGTATTTGACGGTTTTCTTCACCCCAACTGCTTCTGCAATTACTTCGCTCTCCAGAATCACCTTGCACTTCCATCGGAGGCCCGTCATCCTTTCGTACACGTACTCGACCGTCATCCGGTTAAACTGAGCGGTGTCGTTCAGCGTGCACACCGGGTTCGAAGAATTCTCATAAACTACGAGATCCTTTATATCCTTCTTCTTTCCAGATCCCCTGGGGGAAGAACCTGTTTGGCACTGTGAACTTTTGACAGATGGGTAAGTGGGCTGTGTTTTCTGAAGGATTTTCAAAGCCTCATCGGCAGCTGCGTGCTTACTTGTTTTTTTGGTTCCGTAACCTTCAGCTAAACAGTGATCTTGCAAGAACACTCGACAACGCCACGTGCGATTTGGCATCATCTCGTACTTGTATTCAACTGACATTTTGTTGTATGAGGCAGAATTGTTAAGGATGCCAATGGCATCGTTTGCATTTTCCGTAAGGACAAAATTGGTCCAGTGTTTGGCGGAAGCATTAAAAATCGGCTGCCCAGAAGCATCTTTGGCCAGCACCACCAGCTCTTCTGGTGGTTTCAGAGCTGGAGGAAATTCATAGGAAGGCATGCCAATCTGACACACCACAAGGTCCTCCCCGATCGTGTGCTTGAATTTCCGTCGGACAACTCTAACTTCAATACGTTTCTGCAAGAGTTTTACAGCTAGCTCAGTAGCGCGATCCCTGGACCCATTCTTGCTGCCGGCATAACCTGTGGTTAAGTAGATATTTTGGCATCTAACTTCACAAGCATAACCATCTGttagaagttttttatttttggggatGTCAGCAGGAGGGATTTCTTTTAAAGGAGCGTATATATACTCAGGATTTGTCTTACATGCCTGAATACACCGAGTTAACATATATGTGTAATTAATTTTATCAGATCCAGAAGTCATCTCTGGATTAGAAAGGTTCTTCCAGATAGTCGCtgttaatttttcaataaaatactgCTTCTCAGCTACCACTGACTCAGGAAATGTCTGTGACGGTGAAGGCTCAGGAGCTGACTGAGAGTTTGCCTGCTGTGATGTGCTGCTTGGGGCAGGGTTCCCACTGTCAAAATACATGTTGGCTGTTACAGGCTGgtcttttgtgaaaataaatcCCGATGAATCACAATACTGAGAATTCCCATCTTGTATACTGAAAGAGTCTTGAGTATAATCTTGGTATATGTCTCTCGGCATGCTGGCAAAATGTGTTTGTTCATTTACCTCTTTTGTCTGAGGGCCATAAGGATCTTCCTGTCTTTCATCTTTTGAACTACTAGCTACAAAATGTACAGGCTCAAAACGAGGTCTCGCATGGAATTTGGAACCGGCTTGCTTTTTAGGAGGATTTTGACCTATAGAATGAGTGAAATTTACAATTCATTAAAGAGGGAATATTTCAAAGGAAGCAAACAGGAAAAGAGCACCAACTGTATTATTTGCAAGTGGCACTGTCGGTACAAGATACTTCCCATCACAAAAACTTCAGGTCATCTAGGCAAAGGGAGTCAAGTATCAACGTAGGATTCCAGCATAAGGACGGATGTTCCCTGTCCTAAGTGTAAGGGAAGAAACTTGATAGAAAATATGCCACTGCATCAAGTACGCAGGGCACCACCACACGTGACTGGTGGAAACTTTTGTAGCCAATGAGTTCAAGCACAGGTGAAGTGCACTGAGGAAGAGGTAGTTCCAGTATACTCTCACAACACCTGTGCTGAAAGGCGCCCTTCTGAAAACCTGCAAATGGAACAGATGGCTCTGATGCAAAAGAGATGACGGCCAGTGGTGTTTACACAGCCTCTCTCTTTGGTACCAGGGGTGAGTGACTCTGTGATCGTTCTCTACAGACCTGTGACTAAAACTCAAAGAATAATAATCATCAAAAGACCCCAAAGGTTTTCAAGTCAAAATCTTAGTTCCAACCTATTCAGCACAAAAGGGCGGTTTGCTATGTTTCATTTCTAGAACAAATAGCAGCTGGGAACTAATGATTTATGGGGGATATCAAATTTAAAGCTACGGAAGAACTCTCTGTCGAGGCTACAGCAGACACTAGAGCTTCCTCCCTGTAACACCGTTCAGTAGAAAGCTGGTCCATCTTGGACCCATCCAGGAGGATTTAGTTACTTAGATGTTCTAATGATCAGAGTAATAAGGCTGTTCTATTTGGAGGGAGGTTCCATGGCATGGACTTCAAGGATAGCATTATAGTGTGACCTCAGTATGCTTAGTGTTCAGTTCTATTTACCATCCtcgggaaaaacaacaacaaaatactgtACATAACTAAAAGTTAAAACTCTTTTACGTAAGTCCAATGTTACCCATGCTATTTAAAATCACATAGCACGCTCATATCATTCTGAAAAAGCCATGTCGTTTCTTCAAATCCCACCTTCCAGAAACAAGCATACTCACCATCACACGTTGAGAGGTGACGTTTTTGACCTTTGGAAGGTTTGGACAGCATCAGATCATATGAAGGCATCTCCCCAATATCAATACCTTCAGCCATTTGCAGAATTTTTTCCATCAGGCGTGGGCTGTAcctatttaaattaatataatctaTAGTTAAAACAGACAAGAATGTCGTTTTGAAAAAAGCTTCTAAATGAGCCAATCTTGTAATTGCTCCCAGAGGACCTTATCAACAGAGCATCTTGGCTATAAAACTGAAGAATCTACTCTAAAACATTTACCTATCAAATGAGTAATTATGTTATTTCATTAGaagacacaaaacataaaatcaagaagtttaagtgggggcgcctgggtggctcagtgggttaaacgtctgactcttgatttcggctcaggtcacgatcttcaCTTCGTCAAATTCAGGCCCACActaccagcgcagagcctacttgggattctctctctcctctctctgttcccctccacccacttgcactctctctcactctctaaataaataaataaactttaaaatatttaggggaGATCTTATCTTTGATTTGCAAGTACTCATATAGActcatgattcatttttttctatcatatatgtatactatatgtaAATAaccagtttatatatttatagaagtACTAAGAGTGTTAAGAGTGGCTGGGTTGTTAACATCCAGACTGTGGTCTCTGCCATTTCCCACAAAAAGGAACCGGGGTCCTTAGGGGAATGGCTGATTCCAAGTCTGGAGCAGGAAATGTACAAGATGAACGTGGGAGAGATTACTGTGCTTGGAAACAAGAAAGCTATGAAAGACCTCATGGGTTGTGTCAAATGGACTCAGAAGCCAATCTGAATACACTACTACCGGCAAAGTGAGACAACTTGAGCATCAGTAAGGGAATCAAGTCATTATTCCAAAACAGGTAGtattaaaggaagaaagcaagcattTATCTGGAATTTTCCTGTATAAATCGTACCTCTGAGCAACTAAGAAATAATCAGCAACGGCTGCTAAATCTATTAGGTAAAAAGCTGATGGGGAAGAATCCAGAAACAACTCCCAGAAACATGCTCAACTAATTGTTGACAAAGCTGCAAAAGCAACTCAACAGCGGAAGGACAGCATTTTCAACCAATGGTGCTGGAGTAAGTGGGCATCTCTAGGCGACAAACAGAACCTCAACCTACAggctcccggctggctcagtcggttaagcatccgactctggcttaggtcatgacctcacggttcgtgagttcgagcctcacatcgggctgtcagcctgtcagcacagagtctgcttcagatcctctgttgccctctctccgcccctccccccttgcgCCCACcccaaaaatgagtaaatgtttaaaacaaaccCTTAACCTAAACCTTACTTCTCatccaaaaattcatttgaaatgtatcatgtacttaaatgtaaaatgtaaaactacaaaactgattGAAAAATACAGGATAAATCTTCAGCATCTAGGGCTAGGCAAACAGTTCTCATACTGGACACCAAAGGTATGACCCATAAAAGGCAAAATTGGTAAgaaggacttcatcaaaattaaagccCCTGcgaagaggatgaaaaga
This region of Acinonyx jubatus isolate Ajub_Pintada_27869175 chromosome X, VMU_Ajub_asm_v1.0, whole genome shotgun sequence genomic DNA includes:
- the NKRF gene encoding NF-kappa-B-repressing factor — protein: MAGGRLLLGGDFLSPPPLPPLPPPPLPPLPPPPPEPVLEQWRYSHESDWQWALRRSFICRHLHSYPGAALDQLLALSAAWTNHVFLGCRYSPRLMEKILQMAEGIDIGEMPSYDLMLSKPSKGQKRHLSTCDGQNPPKKQAGSKFHARPRFEPVHFVASSSKDERQEDPYGPQTKEVNEQTHFASMPRDIYQDYTQDSFSIQDGNSQYCDSSGFIFTKDQPVTANMYFDSGNPAPSSTSQQANSQSAPEPSPSQTFPESVVAEKQYFIEKLTATIWKNLSNPEMTSGSDKINYTYMLTRCIQACKTNPEYIYAPLKEIPPADIPKNKKLLTDGYACEVRCQNIYLTTGYAGSKNGSRDRATELAVKLLQKRIEVRVVRRKFKHTIGEDLVVCQIGMPSYEFPPALKPPEELVVLAKDASGQPIFNASAKHWTNFVLTENANDAIGILNNSASYNKMSVEYKYEMMPNRTWRCRVFLQDHCLAEGYGTKKTSKHAAADEALKILQKTQPTYPSVKSSQCQTGSSPRGSGKKKDIKDLVVYENSSNPVCTLNDTAQFNRMTVEYVYERMTGLRWKCKVILESEVIAEAVGVKKTVKYEAAGEAVKTLKKTQPTVINNLKKGAIEDVISRNEIQGRSAEEAYKQQIKEDNIGNQLLRKMGWTGGGLGKSGEGIREPISVKEQHKREGLGLDVERVNKIAKRDIEQIIRNYARSESHTDLTFSTELTNDERKQIHQIAQKYGLKSKSHGVGHDRYLVVGRKRRKEDLLDQLKQEGQVGHYELVMPQAN